In Gammaproteobacteria bacterium, one DNA window encodes the following:
- the rimM gene encoding ribosome maturation factor RimM: MVIMGHIIGPFGVYGWIKVNPYTEYIDGLMEYPLWWLAKDNKDWQMVHVVAGRMNGNILNVKLKEYSDRTQVLKLQGMQIAIPRDQLPDLSENGKDGYYWSDLIGVEVLNLKGEELGKVVGLFETGANDVLRIQNANKDKEEILIPFVEQYIVTVDLKLSRITVDWGVDY; the protein is encoded by the coding sequence ATGGTGATAATGGGTCATATTATCGGCCCATTTGGTGTTTATGGCTGGATAAAAGTTAATCCGTATACAGAATATATTGATGGATTGATGGAATATCCATTATGGTGGTTAGCCAAAGATAATAAAGATTGGCAGATGGTGCATGTGGTTGCCGGTCGCATGAACGGCAACATACTAAATGTAAAGTTAAAGGAATATAGCGACCGCACGCAAGTACTAAAGTTACAAGGAATGCAAATTGCAATCCCGCGTGATCAGCTTCCCGATCTATCCGAAAATGGAAAAGATGGCTATTACTGGTCGGATTTGATCGGCGTTGAGGTTTTAAATCTAAAAGGCGAAGAATTAGGTAAAGTTGTCGGTTTGTTTGAAACCGGTGCAAACGATGTTTTGCGCATACAGAATGCAAATAAGGATAAAGAAGAAATTCTCATTCCGTTTGTTGAACAGTACATCGTCACAGTGGATTTGAAGCTTTCACGGATTACAGTTGATTGGGGCGTAGACTATTAA
- the trmD gene encoding tRNA (guanosine(37)-N1)-methyltransferase TrmD gives MPFECDVITLFPEMFRALTQYGITGRANRSNIFCLNTWNPRDFTSDNYRTVDDNPYGGGPGMVMMAQPLEDAIIQAKARQNTAGIEKPAVVYLTPQGKRLDHKMVTQLSTLPGLIMLCGRYEGIDERLIDRQVDMEISIGDYVVSGGELAAMVLIDCIIRQIPGALGDPESANQDSFVAGLLDYPHYTRPEVYQGNRVPEILMSGNHAHIHRWRLQQAVGRTWLKRPDLFASKFAQGMTAEEEKLLEEFKQSCKSREKEGKIL, from the coding sequence ATGCCTTTTGAATGCGATGTTATCACGCTATTTCCGGAAATGTTTAGAGCCCTGACACAATACGGCATAACAGGAAGGGCGAATAGAAGTAATATTTTTTGTCTTAACACGTGGAATCCACGCGACTTTACCAGCGACAATTATCGCACTGTGGATGACAATCCCTACGGAGGGGGTCCCGGGATGGTCATGATGGCGCAGCCATTAGAAGATGCCATCATACAGGCCAAGGCAAGGCAAAATACTGCCGGGATTGAGAAACCCGCGGTGGTTTACTTAACTCCGCAAGGCAAGCGGCTTGACCATAAGATGGTCACGCAGCTTAGTACGCTGCCGGGACTGATAATGCTTTGCGGACGGTACGAAGGCATAGACGAACGTTTAATCGACCGTCAAGTCGACATGGAGATTTCCATTGGCGATTATGTTGTTTCCGGCGGCGAGTTAGCCGCAATGGTTTTGATTGATTGCATCATAAGGCAGATTCCGGGCGCATTGGGCGATCCGGAATCTGCAAATCAAGATTCATTTGTAGCGGGATTATTGGATTATCCTCATTACACCCGCCCTGAGGTGTATCAGGGTAATCGTGTACCGGAAATATTAATGTCAGGCAATCATGCGCACATCCACCGCTGGCGCTTACAGCAAGCAGTGGGTAGAACATGGTTAAAACGCCCCGATTTATTTGCGTCAAAATTTGCGCAGGGCATGACAGCAGAAGAAGAAAAACTGTTGGAAGAATTTAAACAATCCTGTAAATCCAGGGAGAAAGAGGGAAAAATATTATGA
- the rplS gene encoding 50S ribosomal protein L19: protein MNLIEQLEAEEIKRLNKQIPDFAPGDTVIVNVNVVEGDRKRVQAYEGVVIAKRNRGLNSAFTVRKISSGEGVERTFQTYSPLIADIEIKRRGAVRRAKLYYLRDRAGKSARIREKLPARASSNKNTTSPE, encoded by the coding sequence ATGAACTTAATCGAGCAATTAGAAGCAGAAGAAATTAAACGCCTGAATAAACAAATACCTGATTTTGCCCCCGGGGATACAGTTATTGTCAATGTTAATGTCGTTGAAGGCGATCGCAAACGGGTACAGGCTTATGAGGGTGTCGTGATAGCCAAGCGCAATCGCGGCCTGAACTCAGCATTCACAGTGCGCAAAATTTCCAGCGGAGAAGGCGTGGAACGAACCTTCCAAACCTACTCTCCTTTAATCGCTGATATCGAAATCAAACGCCGCGGGGCTGTTCGCCGCGCGAAACTTTATTATCTCAGGGATCGTGCAGGCAAGTCTGCGCGGATTCGTGAGAAATTACCCGCTCGCGCTAGTAGCAACAAAAACACGACATCGCCGGAATAA